Genomic segment of Bacteroidota bacterium:
TGAGGCATTGGAAAAAAATTTTGAAAAAAAGACCACCCGGGATGCAGAAAGACATAAGAATAACGACAAATTAGTATAAGCCGGTCCTTTGGCATAATTTTTAAATCTCGGGAGCTATGACTATGAGTGATGGTTGGAAAATAATAAAACATTCTGTATCAGATTTTTTTGAATGCGATGTACTGAAACTCAGCGGCGCCTTAGCTTTTTATACTATATTCTCACTGCCTGGGTTACTCATTATTATTATCTGGTTTAGCGATCTGTTCTATGGCCGAACTGTAATAGAAGGTTCAGTGTATAAACAGATCGAGTCCTTTGTTGGTCATTCAGCCGCCGTCGATATACAGGAAATCATACATAATGCAACCACCTCTACCGGTAGCCAGTTTGCAACGATAGTTGGCCTTATTGCGCTGATCATTGGTGCTACAAGTGTATTTGGAGAAATACAGAGTTCTATCAATCATATCTGGAGAATAAAAGCAAAACCAAGAAAGGGTTTAGGATGGTTGAAGCTGATCATCGACAGGTTACTTTCCTTTTCAATGATCATCACGTTGGGTTTTATATTACTGGTATCCCTCCTTATTAATGCCTCAATGGATTTCTTACTAACTAAGCTGACGGTAAAATACCCTGAGTTAACAGTGGTGCTTGTTTATATTTTGAATATCGTCTTCACCTTTCTTATCACGTCATTTATTTTTGCTGCAATCTTTAAAGTATTACCCGATGCCCGTATTAATTGGAGACATGTATGGGTAGGATCTTTTGTAACAGCTTCTTTATTTATGATCGGCAGGTTTGTTATCAGTTATTACCTCGGGCATAACAGGATGACAACAGCATATGGTGCTGCGGGTTCTGTCATTGTTATTTTAATGTGGGTCTATTATTCCTCCATGATATTGTATTTCGGGGCTGCTTTTACCCATTCTTATGCTAAATACAAAGGCACAATTATTTATCCTAACAACTATGCTGTTCTTGTTAAGCAAATTGAAATAGAATCGGAAAAATCAATACAGGAACATACGGATGAGAAAACAGTGATTGAAGTAAAAGAACCTGAGACATCATAGGTATGGCAAACTGGAAAGCCAAATGGTGTTTATTTAACAGATGAAATCGAAATAAATCTTTATTTCTATCGTTACCTAACCACCACTGTATGACGGCCACCAAATTGATATTTACACTTACACTTCTGCTGACTCTACAATTATGTTTTACCCAACCGGTAAATGATAAATCAACCCGAAAAGAATTAAAGAAAGAAGCCGTTATTAACTCAGAAGAAGATCTGAAAAAATTTGAAGAAGAATGGCGGATGGACTCTATTAAATTGATGAAGGAATGGAAAGATCAATGGCTAAAGGACTCTTTAAAATTTGTAAAACAAGCCGATGAAACAGTTAAACAAATAGAAAAAATATACCAGGAAAAATGGAACCCGGCCGATTCACTAAAATATATCGATGATAAAACGAAAAATCTTTTCAGTACCAACAATACAAAAACACTGGAAGAAGTAATTGCTGTTATCAATAAAAATTTTACAACGCCACTTCATAAAACAAGAGCCGTTTTTTGCTGGATTGCTACAAATATTAATTACGATTGGGATGCCTATACAAGCGGATTAATAAAAACTACATGGGATTATAAAAAAGATGCTTTACAGACATTTGAAGAACGCAAAGGAGTTTGTGATCATTACTCAAGCCTGTTTCAATATATGTCCGAACAATGCGGACTGGAAGCAATAAAAATTTCAGGCTATAGTAAAATATGGCCCGATGCAAAAGTAAATACTTCACGTACTGACCATGCCTGGAATGCTGTAAAAATAAATGGTAACTGGAAACTAATGGATGTAACATGGGCAAGCGAAAAAGATGGAGATATGGAATATTTTTGGTTCGATACGCCACCTGAAAAATTTATTTACAGTCATCTTCCTGAAGACACTACCTGCCAGTTTTTAAAAAATAAAATAACATTGAATGAATATGCGCTGATGCCAATCATCAGCAAATACCTCTTTCTTTCTAAAGCACCTATTACCATTCCCGCTTTGGGTTATTTTGCAAATACTTCCGGAGTATTTCAAGTGGATATAAAAAACAATAGCAAGAAATACAGGATTGAAGTATTAATTACAAAAATGACTGCCAACAATGAAAGACGGTTCACGGGAGATGAAACATGGCAGAAAATTCCTGTCAGTACAGTAAGAGATGCTAAGAAAGATGCTGCCGTGTACCAGACAGTAGTTCCTGGAAAAGGATCATGGTGGATCAAAGTAAACCTGTTTGAAAAATTGAATTATGAATTTTTGCCAGAAATAGAATTTCCCTCCTGCATGATCTTCCAGGTTACGTACCTGTAAAAAATTATTTGTTTTTTCTTCGGTTATCTTAATTAAACTAATTAAAAATTCATTTTCGCCTGTATACCCGGCGGGTTATCTTTGCGCCCTATGGCAAACGATTCGAACAGGTTCCAGGCAATTATTTCCCATGCAAAAGAGTATGGCTTTGTATTTCCCAGCAGTGAAATTTACGACGGCCTGCAGGCCGTTTATGATTATGGTCAATGGGGCAGTGAACTGAAAAAAAATATCAAAGATTATTGGTGGGAAAGTATGACCCGCATGAATGAAAATATTGTAGGTATTGATGCCGCTATTTTTATGCACCCTACTACATGGAAAGCAAGTGGCCACGTTGATAATTTCAACGACCCAATGATCGATAATAAAGACAGCAAGAAAAGATACCGTGTTGATCATTTGATAGAAGGCTTTGCTGAAGAACAAAAAACAGCAGGTAATGAGCAAGTGGCAAATGATGTATTGGCTGCGATGGATACTTTGCTGGCTAAAGATGATTTTGCTGGCTTGAAAAAACTGATCGAGGACAATAAGATCAAATGTGCCATCAGTAAAACTGCTAACTGGACGGATATCCGCCAGTTCAACTTAATGTTCTCAACAGAATTTGGTTCTACTGTTTCAAGTGAAGATGCTGACAATAAAGTGTATCTAAGACCTGAAACCGCACAGGGAATTTTTGTAAACTTTTTAAATGTGCAGAAAACAGGAAGAATGAAAATTCCTTTTGGTATTGCACAAATTGGTAAAGCGTTCCGTAATGAAATTGTAGCTAGACAATTCATCTTCCGCATGAGAGAGTTTGAACAAATGGAAATGCAATTCTTCATTCAGCCCGGCACTCAGAAAAAATGGTATGAGTACTGGAAAGAAGAAAGAATGAAATGGCATTTGGCTTTGGGCTTCGGACAAGAGAATTATCGTTTTCATGATCATATCAAACTGGCACACTATGCAGATGCAGCTTGTGATATTGAATTCAACTTCCCAATTGGCTTTAAAGAACTGGAAGGTATTCACTCAAGAACAGATTTTGATCTGAAACAGCACCAGGAATATAGCAGAAAGAAACAACAGTATTTTGATAATGATATAGATCCTGCTACAGGCAAGCCTTATGGAAATTATATTCCTTATGTAATTGAAACTTCAATTGGTTTAGACAGGATGTTCCTTGCCGTACTCAGTCATTCTTATGAAGAACAGGATCTGAGTACTCCTGAAAAACCAGACAGCAGAGTTGTATTAAAATTCCCAGCTAAACTTGCTCCGATGAAACTTGCTGTATTACCATTGATGAAAAAAGATGGATTACCAGAAATAGCAAGAAAAATCATGGATGATTGCAAAGCTTCGTTCCGTTGTTTCTATGAAGAAAAAGATACAATTGGAAAACGTTACCGCCGGATGGATGCGATTGGTACTCCATTCTGCGTTACTGTAGATCACCAAACAAAAGAAGACAACACTGTTACGATACGTCATCGTGATACAATGCAGCAGGAAAGAATTTCTATTGATAAGATTAAAGAGATTATACTCAAAGCAATAATCTAATTGTGTATGAATAAAAATATTCGTTTATTAAGTCTCTTTTTATTTTTATTTTCCTCTTGCAATTTTTCCAAAGATGATGACGAAAAAACAATAAAGGATTTATTTAACCAATACTCTGCCGCAGTCATTTCCGAAGATTACGAAACGATGTATCAATTCAAATACCCGGAAGTATTTAAGGATTATACTAAAGAACAAATTATTAGTGATTTAAAGGATGGGGTTCATTCTCCTGATTACGATATTATTATAAATTCGATGACCATAGATCCTGGTTACAAAGTAACTATTCATGACTCTAGTAAATATTCACTAATAAATATCAACTCCAAATCCTCTTTAAACTTGAAATCATCTAAAACTGGTGATTCAACTATCCTGTTTAATAAATTTTGTGAGGGATCAAAAAAATATTTCGGTGAAAATAATGTCGAATGCAATAAATCGAAGTTCAAGATTGAAATTAATTCAAAAACTGAAAATTGGTTTATCTATGATAGCAAATCAAAGAAGTGGTATCTCTTATCAAGTACAAATCCAGAGGGCATAGATGCTTTTATTCCAAAAGAAGTGAGACAAGTTTTTGGAAAATAACAAACCACATATCTACACACTTTCCATTTTGACATTATTCTTAGGTCTGATATAATTTATTTTTCCATTTGCTCGATCACTTCTTTCGTTACACCTGTAAAAGAAAATCCCCCATCATGAAATAAATTTTGCATGGTTACCATTCTTGTGAGGTCACTAAAAAGTGTTACAGTATAGTTCGCACAGTCTTCAGCAGAAGCATTTCCTAATGGGCTCATTTTTTCTGCAAAACTTATAAACCCATCAAAGCCTTTTACGCCACTGCCTGCTGTAGTTCTTGTCGGTGATTGTGAGATTGTATTTACCCGTACCTTTTTTCTTACACCATAATTGTAACCAAAACTTCTTGTTACACTTTCCAGTAATGCTTTGGCATCTGCCATTTCATTATAATCAGGAAACACCCTTTGTGCTGCGATATAAGTTAATGCCACCACACTCCCCCACTCGTTCAGTGCATCCAAATCCCATGCAGTACGTAATACACGGTGAAGACTCATTGCAGATATGTCGAGTGTTTTTGTATTCCATTCATAATTGATCTCGGTATAAGATTTCCCTTTGCGAACATTCAGGCTCATGCCGATTGAATGAAGGATAAAATCAATTTTACCACCAAAATGTTCCATTGATTTTTCCATCAGGTTTTTCAGATCATCCATATTGGTTACATCAGCGCCAATGACTGGTGCATTCACAGCTTCAGCCAGTTTGTTTATTTCTCCCATTCTTAATGCAACAGGTGCATTAGTGAGTACCAACTGAGCTCCTGCTTCATGACATTTCAATGCCGTTTTCCAGGCAATGGATTTTTCGTCCAGTGCGCCGAAGATGATCCCTTTCTTTCCCTGTAATAAATTATTTGACATAGCCTTTGTTATTTTTAGAATTGTGGGTAAATGTATGAAGTAATTATTATTTCATTATCTCCTGCGGAAAAAGGCGGCCGATAATAAAAATCATTAAAGTAGTCAGACCGAGTATCATGACAATTGTTGCAAGAAAATAAAGCAAAAGTCTTCCGGGTGATTTGCGTGGGTTGATCAGTTTTTGAAAATAAACATTGAGAAAAAAAGCAGCAGCCAGGAAAGCAATGATAATTAATAGTACCGAGATCCTCATTTCCGGAGTTTTGTCAATTAGAAACCATTTCCCTTGCATTCTCAATTGCAGCAACTGTTGGTTTTTCTCCACTCAGCATTTTTGCAATCGTTGTAATTCTTTCTTCAGTAGTCAGTTTGCGGATATTTGTCTTCACCGCATCCTTTACTATTTCTTTATAAACAAAATAATGAGCATCGGCTTTGCCGGCTATCTGTGGCTGATGGGTAATGCAAATCACTTGCCTGCTGGCTGCAAGGTCTTTCATAATTACACCTACCTGTCTCGCGGCTTCACCTGAAATACCGGTATCAATTTCATCAAATATCATCGTAGGCAAGTCGATCTTTTTTGCTACTAATGACTTTATGCAAAGCATCAAACGGCTCAACTCACCACCGCTGGCTACTTTTCGAATGGGGTGATACTGTCCACTCCGGTTTGCATCAAACAAAAACTCGATACTATCAGTTCCGAATGCATTCAATTCCTGGTCGCTTTTAATTTCAACCTTGATCTTTGCATTTGGCATTCCCACCTGTACCAGCAGTTTATTCACTTTATCTTCTAAAGGCTTTGCTTGTTTTTTACGACCATCAGATATTTTCTGTGCATTTTCGGAAAGGGTTTGCTTTGTTTTTGAAAGAATTTTCTCTTTCTGCTGAATTGTTTCATCGATGTTCAACACGGCCTGCAATTTACTCTCCAGTTCATTCCTGATCTGCAATAACTCCGCAGTCGTTTTCACTCCATGTTTCTTCAGTAACTTATATCCTAATGATAAACGTTCATTTAACTGCTCAATTCTTTCCGGGCTATAATTGATATGATTGCTGATCCCGTCAATTTCATCCGCAACATCCTGCAGTTCTATTTGTGTTGATTGCAGCCGTTGAATCAATTCTGGCAACCGGGCATGATAAGAAGAATAATTCTGTAACTGGTTTACCAATATTTTTAATTGCTGAACAACCGGGCTCTCTCCTTCTTGTAACTCCTGGTATACTTTACCAAGAACCGATTTGATTCCTTCAGCATTACTCAGCAATTTCAATTCAGCTTCCGTTTCTTCCAGTTCATTTTCCCTGAATGCTGCCTCATCTAGTTCATTAAACTGAAATTTATTGTAGTCAGATTCTTTATCGAATTGCAATTTTTGTTGTTTGAGATCATCACATTCCCGTTGCAGCGTTTTCCATTGATTAAAAAGTTTACTGTATTCACTTAACAAGTCAGCATGTCCTGCTAACGCATCCAGGACCTCACGTTGAAAATGGCTTTCCCCTAATTCCAGTGTATCAAACTGCTGGTGCAGATCGACAAGTAAGGAGCTTAACTCATTTAATTGATTTAATGTTACAGGTGTATCATTTATAAAAGCACGGGATTTTCCGGTAGCTGCTATCTCTCTTCTTATTACCAGCTCATCAGTAATATCAAAATCATTTTGCTCAAGAAATTGTTTGATCTCTTTTTTACCATGAGCATCAAACAAACCTTCGATCACAGATTTCTTTGTTTTATTTACCAGCACAGAACTATCTGCTCTTTCGCCTAGTATCAGACCCAAAGCTCCAAGGATAATCGATTTACCGGCGCCGGTTTCACCAGTAAGAATATTCAGTTTGCCTGAAAAATCTATTTCCAGTTCATCGATGATAGCATAATTCTGTATCGTTAATTTCTGAAGCATGTGATGCAGCAAATTAGCGAATTTTCATCCAGCCTAAGAGAAGGTTCAGTTTTTTTTAATGATGAGAAATAAAAACCCCTGACATTAAATGTCAGGGGAAAATAAAAAAGAAAATTTCATAGTACCCATTTTAGAAATGGGGGAATATTATTTTATTTCTACTGAGGCGTGTAGGTCCCCATCAACAAGGATACGGCCGCAGTTTTCACAGATAATAATTTTTTTACGCTGACGAATTTCGCTTTGCTTTTGAGGAGGAATAGAATTGAAACATCCGCCGCAGGCATCACGTTCTACTGCTACAACAGCTAATCCGTTGCGGTAACTTGTTCTGATCTTTGTATAACTGGTCATCAGGCGTGGCTCAACATGCTCTTTTGCTTCGGCAGCCAGTTTATTAAAATGCTTCTCATCTTTCTCGTTATGAGCAATGATCTTTTCCAGCTCCCCTTTTTTGTTCGTCAATACATTTTCTTTACTGGCAATTCCTTTGTTTGCTTTTTCTAAAGTTTCAGCTTTTTCCGCAATTTCTTCGCTTGCATCTTTAATATGTTTTTCGCAAAGCTTCACTTCGAGCTGCTGCATTTCAATTTCTTTATTGATCGCTTCAAACTCACGGTTATTCTTTACATTCTCACTTTGCTTTTCGTATTTCTTTATCAACGCCTGGGCTTCTTTAATTGCTTCTTTTTTCTTTTCAATAAACTCGTTCACACCGTTAACCTCTTCTTCAATTCTCACCTTACGGGCATGCAATCCCTGGATCTCATCTTCGAGGTCATTCACCTCCATCGGCAATTCACCTTTCAGGATATGAATTTCATCCAGCTTGCTTTCAATTTTTTGCAGGTAAAGAAGTGAACTTAATTTTTCTTCAACGGAAAATTCTTTTACGTGTGCCATTATGATTGTTTATAGTTTGAAATTTCTGAAAGTCATGAGTCATATGTGTCATTTAAAATCCTTATACATTTGACTTACCTGACCGTTTAAAAATACCTCACAGGGTTGGTTATCACTGCTGTTTTAAGGACGGCAAAAGTAGGGAATTTTTGCTCCAAAACCTCTTTTAAAAGGTCGATGGTGAACTGCTCGCTTTCGTAATGGCCGATATCGGCAATAACCATGTGGCCATTGGCATCAAAGAATTCATGATACTTCATATCAGCAGTAATATAAAAGTCTGCGCCTGCGCTAATTGCAGCCCCAATCAAAAAACTGCCTGCGCCGCCACAAAGGGCCACCTTTTTAACAGTCTTATCCCTCAGTTCGGTATGCCTGATAACCGGCGTCTTGAACGTTTTTTTTACCAGTTCCAGGAAACTTATCTCATCTATGGGATTTTCCAGTTCACCAACTATGCCGTTGCCTATTCCCTGGTGCGAGTTTGCAAGATTAACAATATCATACGCCACCTCTTCGTAAGGATGCGCTGATTTCATGGCTGCAATGATCCTGTTTTCAAGAAAGCCCGGAAATATTACTTCGATTTTAATCTCTTTTTCATGGTGACGTTCGCCTCGCTTGCCAACAAATGGATCAGTGTTGTCACCAGCTTTGAATGTGCCTGTACCCTCCGCATTAAAACTGCATTCAGAGTAATTGCCAATATTTCCCCCTCCAGCTTCAAATATTGCATTTCTCACCTGGTCAGCCTGGGCTGAAGGAACAAAAGTGAAAAGCTTTTTTAGTGTATTAATCTTAGGAGCCAGTACAGTACAATTCTTCACACCTAGCAGTTGCGCCATTTTCCCATTTACACCACTTAATACATTATCAAGATTAGTATGTATGGCATAAATAGCAATGTCATTTTTAATAGCAGCAATTATCGCTTTCTCCACATAATTCTTCCCGTTTATCTTTTTTAAACCTGAGAAGATGATAGGGTGATGTGCTATAATAAGATTGGCATTTTTTGTGATGGCTTCATTTACCACATCTTCTGTAGCATCAAGAGAAATAACAATTCCGTTACAATCCCAAGCCGGGTTGCCCGTTATTAGTCCTGCATTATCATAGGGTTCCTGCAAGACCGGATGGGCAAGAGATTCAAGAAAAGAAGTGATCTCGGCGATTTTCATGCGGGGAAGTTAAGATGGATAGCTTTAAAAAGTTCATAAATCAAACTTTGCGGAATGAAAATCTTTTGTAACTTTTGCTCCCCTTTCCTGCCCCTCATGATCACTCATGGTTTTATTATTCATTTAAAACTCCTGCTATGTTAAAAAGAACTTATGGTCGCCTGCTGCTGACCTTGCTGGTTATTTCAGGGCTTGCTGGTACGCTCCGGAACACTTCGCTTTCAAAAAAAGAAAGAAAATATGCGACTACCCTGATGAAAGATCATAAGACAAGCCTGATGCAATCAGTAAAAGGTTTGTCAGATGCCCAATTAAATTTCAAGCCTTCCGCTGAATCCTGGTCAGTAAAAGAATGTATGTATCATATTGCAATTACAGAAAAAGGAATATGGGATATGATGGAAGCCGCCATGAAAGGCCAGGCTACTCCCGATAAAAGATCTGAGGTAAAAATGACTGATGAACAGGTAGTGGCCACAGTAGAAAGCCGCGAAAAGAAAGTAAAAACATTCCCGCCATTGGAGCCGCAGAACACCCCTTATAAATCAATGGAAGAAGCCATGAATGCATTTAAGGAAATGCGTGCCGAACATATAAAGTATGTAAAAACGACAACAGAAGATTTGAGAAACCACATGGTTCAAATGCCATTTGGAACTGTTGATTGTTACCAGATGGCACTATTTATGACTGCACATACAGAAAGACACAGAAAGCAAATGGAAGAAGTAAAAGCCAATCCGAATTTTCCTAAATAAGATCAATAAACATATTTTAAAAAAATCCCGCAGCGCTGCGGGATTTTTTATTATCAGAATCCTTTTAGCGGAGGCGCTGCAAATATTTTTTCGAGAAAGATCATTTTGCCATCTTTTGTCATTCCTTCCACTATCACTTTAAATCGTTTACTATTATCATTATTATAAAACCGGATCGGTACAACAGGGTTGATGGTGCGTAAATAGATATCCGGTTTCCAAAGCAGTGTTATACGATTGTCATTTTGCATTTTCAATGAATCAATACTGTAATTGGGAGAATAAAATTCACGGATAAATGAAAAACCGCTGTACTCAAACACATCAGAAGATGAAGGCATATCCTTAAAAAGGTCAGAACCCTTTTTTGTGTAAATAGATAATACACCTCCCGGTGCATTGCCGCTAACACCAACAAACGAATTGTAGATTTTTACCATTGCAATTTCAGTTATCGGAATAACAGAAACAAAGGCGATATCTGTTTGCATTTCATTTAAAAATATTGTCATGGGAATTGGCCCGCTTGCACTCATCGTAACTGCCTGCCGGTAATAAATAGTGTAATCAAACCCGTCTTTTGCAACAGTAACTCCGGGTATCCTTGCTTCAATATATTCGAATATGGAAGAATAACCAAAGACATCATCTGCATTTAAAAGATCAAGCGTTTTCATGGCATTACCGGAAAACATACCGTTGGTATATTTTTCATCCATTAGTTCTAAAGGGCTTTTCTTACGGGCACTTACAATCACTTCTTCCAGTGTATTATCAAACACTGAAAGACTTTCGTGGGCATTTTTCAATCTTCCGTCTATAACAGATGCCAAAGCATGAGGAGAAATTGAAGGAAATAAACTCGTATTGATCTTAGCAAGCGAATAGGATTTTGAAAGACTATCTGAATTATTAATTATATCGATCCATTTACTTTTTTTGCCCCTGATATCACTGAAAAGAATTCTTGAACGTCCATAGAAGATCAATGAGTCGAGTTTATAATTTCCTTTTGCATCTGTTTTTATCATCCGGCTGGTATTGCTTGCATTCTTGGGAGTTTTAATTAACACAACAAGTTCCTTATCAGGCACCGGTTTTTTAGAATCTCTTTCATTGATCTGTCCTTTCAAAGAAATATATTTCGGGTCGATGTAAGTAACCGGTGAAGCTTTACCAGCTAACAGATCAACCCATTTAAACCTGCGCCAGCCATTGGTCATCATCACAAGGTCCAAAGCTGTTTTTACCGAATCATTATCAGTAGAAAAATAATAAACCGGGTTATGAATATATCCTTTCAGATCGCTGATAAGAAGCAAATTTGAAATGATACTTTCTGTTCTCAGTTCATTTGCACTCAGGTCAGGATCGGTTATTGACAATGAAAAACTCCCGATGATGGTATCCCTGATCGACAATGTAATCTGATTGAGAGCTTTCTTATTAAAGTTTAATGTATCGGGTTTTAAATCTCCTTTGAGTAAATATTCTTTGTTATCTACAAACCATAGCCTTTCTGCCAATGGAATACCATTGATATTAAAAACGGTTACTTGTAAAATGCCAGAATATAGTTTGTCCAAATTAATTACCCCTGTTACCCAATCTTCTTTTGAATTGAACTGTTTTTCAAAAACTACACGATGGCCCATTTGACCAATCATGTATGAAGCGGCAAATGCAGTTTCATCTTTGCGATGTTTTATTGAATAATAAATTCCTTGCGGGTCAGGCATCAGGCTGAAGGCAATTCCTTTTTCAACAGCTTGGGGCAACTGAAATTTTTCTGAGCTAGCATCGCCAGTCAATTGAGCATAATATGAAACTCCTTGCTTTGATTCTATTTCAAATAGCCCCATTCCGTCATGATAACTTTCAAAAGATAAGATCGAATCACCATTCTGATCTCTGATAACGCCAACTCCATTTACAGGTACACCGGACTTATTAGTTATTTTAAATGCCACAGCACCCGAGAATCCGTTGACAAGATTTCCACCCTCCGGAAAAAATTCTATCCGCAATGTTTTATCTTCCGCAACCGCTGGCATTTTTCCTTTACCAACAACCCTGATCTTTTTTGAGTATAAAAACTCATGATCATGATTAAGCATAGTTGGTGAGTAAGCCCTGATAAAATAATTACCGGATGTGGCCGTAACGGGTATATCAATATCACCAAAAGCATCCCCATCTATTACCGGCAATATAGCCCGATTGACCAGTTGCTGGTTTTGATCATATAATTCTGCATATACAACCGAACTGATTGAATCCGGAATATATTCTGCATATAAATAGGCTTTAAACCATACTGTTTCGCCAGCCAGGTATTCTTCCCTGTCCGTATGCAAATAAACTTTTTCAATCGGGGACCTGGCAGACCATCTATTTAATGCTTGGGACGGGGTCTGACCAGCTAATAAATGTGTAAACCCTAAAGTGACAATGGCTATAAAAATTCCTCTCATCTTTAAAAATTGGCCTAAACTAATGAATTTTCAGTCTTAAGCTTCTGTTTTGAGTTCTAAACTTTTCAAAATCAATGCAAAATTTTGTACCCGGTTTGGCGTTATAATAGCCTTATCGTGTTGTATAAACGGTCTTGAAGCTGTATTTTGTGTAACTTATGAAACGACTTTTACCATTAATCACCTTTTTTGTTTTTACCCTATCCTGTAAAAAAGCCAAGGAGAATATTTACCAGGACCTTGTAATAAAGGCAATGACCGATGGTCAATGGTCAATTACCAGTTTTTCACTCAACGGAACGAATATCACATCAGATTTTAATGGTTATAAATTTCAATACTACAGTAACAAAACTGTGGATGCTATAAAAAATGGCATTGTGGAAAAAACCGGGACCTGGGATGGCAATGCCAGTACCATGACCACTTCGGCCAATTTTCCTTCTGCTGTAAATCCATTGCAATTGATAAATGGCAATTGGAACATTACAAATAATAGCTGGACCTATGTTGTAGCCACGCAAACTGTTGGCTCAGATGTAAAGAATATGCGGCTTGAAAAGCTGTAATCTTCTGTTTTTCCATACCCCCTATGAATTAAACAACCTGTTGCAGGTTTTGTCAAACTCCTCTTATGACCAATATGCGGGATGATTTTTGATAATACTTAATAGCAACAAGGAAATTTTTGAACCCTTGGGAAAATATTTAATTCATATACACCAGAAAACTGCGGGAATATTATTCCACCTTTTACTATTTACCATTATTGGTTTTGGGCAGACCTCGCCTGTCGCAAATTTTTCAGCTACACCAAGATCAGGTTGTTCCCCATTAATTGTTTCATTCCAGGATTTATCAACCGGCAACCCGACTTCCTGGAACTGGGATTTTGGAAACGGACAATTATCCACTCTCCGAAATCCTATAGTGAATTATTCCATACCTGGAACATATACTGTGAGACTCGTCGTGAGAAATTCAGCTGGAATTGATGAAGAGATT
This window contains:
- a CDS encoding YihY/virulence factor BrkB family protein, with protein sequence MTMSDGWKIIKHSVSDFFECDVLKLSGALAFYTIFSLPGLLIIIIWFSDLFYGRTVIEGSVYKQIESFVGHSAAVDIQEIIHNATTSTGSQFATIVGLIALIIGATSVFGEIQSSINHIWRIKAKPRKGLGWLKLIIDRLLSFSMIITLGFILLVSLLINASMDFLLTKLTVKYPELTVVLVYILNIVFTFLITSFIFAAIFKVLPDARINWRHVWVGSFVTASLFMIGRFVISYYLGHNRMTTAYGAAGSVIVILMWVYYSSMILYFGAAFTHSYAKYKGTIIYPNNYAVLVKQIEIESEKSIQEHTDEKTVIEVKEPETS
- a CDS encoding glycine--tRNA ligase, giving the protein MANDSNRFQAIISHAKEYGFVFPSSEIYDGLQAVYDYGQWGSELKKNIKDYWWESMTRMNENIVGIDAAIFMHPTTWKASGHVDNFNDPMIDNKDSKKRYRVDHLIEGFAEEQKTAGNEQVANDVLAAMDTLLAKDDFAGLKKLIEDNKIKCAISKTANWTDIRQFNLMFSTEFGSTVSSEDADNKVYLRPETAQGIFVNFLNVQKTGRMKIPFGIAQIGKAFRNEIVARQFIFRMREFEQMEMQFFIQPGTQKKWYEYWKEERMKWHLALGFGQENYRFHDHIKLAHYADAACDIEFNFPIGFKELEGIHSRTDFDLKQHQEYSRKKQQYFDNDIDPATGKPYGNYIPYVIETSIGLDRMFLAVLSHSYEEQDLSTPEKPDSRVVLKFPAKLAPMKLAVLPLMKKDGLPEIARKIMDDCKASFRCFYEEKDTIGKRYRRMDAIGTPFCVTVDHQTKEDNTVTIRHRDTMQQERISIDKIKEIILKAII
- a CDS encoding enoyl-ACP reductase; the encoded protein is MSNNLLQGKKGIIFGALDEKSIAWKTALKCHEAGAQLVLTNAPVALRMGEINKLAEAVNAPVIGADVTNMDDLKNLMEKSMEHFGGKIDFILHSIGMSLNVRKGKSYTEINYEWNTKTLDISAMSLHRVLRTAWDLDALNEWGSVVALTYIAAQRVFPDYNEMADAKALLESVTRSFGYNYGVRKKVRVNTISQSPTRTTAGSGVKGFDGFISFAEKMSPLGNASAEDCANYTVTLFSDLTRMVTMQNLFHDGGFSFTGVTKEVIEQMEK
- the recN gene encoding DNA repair protein RecN codes for the protein MLQKLTIQNYAIIDELEIDFSGKLNILTGETGAGKSIILGALGLILGERADSSVLVNKTKKSVIEGLFDAHGKKEIKQFLEQNDFDITDELVIRREIAATGKSRAFINDTPVTLNQLNELSSLLVDLHQQFDTLELGESHFQREVLDALAGHADLLSEYSKLFNQWKTLQRECDDLKQQKLQFDKESDYNKFQFNELDEAAFRENELEETEAELKLLSNAEGIKSVLGKVYQELQEGESPVVQQLKILVNQLQNYSSYHARLPELIQRLQSTQIELQDVADEIDGISNHINYSPERIEQLNERLSLGYKLLKKHGVKTTAELLQIRNELESKLQAVLNIDETIQQKEKILSKTKQTLSENAQKISDGRKKQAKPLEDKVNKLLVQVGMPNAKIKVEIKSDQELNAFGTDSIEFLFDANRSGQYHPIRKVASGGELSRLMLCIKSLVAKKIDLPTMIFDEIDTGISGEAARQVGVIMKDLAASRQVICITHQPQIAGKADAHYFVYKEIVKDAVKTNIRKLTTEERITTIAKMLSGEKPTVAAIENAREMVSN
- a CDS encoding Nif3-like dinuclear metal center hexameric protein; the protein is MKIAEITSFLESLAHPVLQEPYDNAGLITGNPAWDCNGIVISLDATEDVVNEAITKNANLIIAHHPIIFSGLKKINGKNYVEKAIIAAIKNDIAIYAIHTNLDNVLSGVNGKMAQLLGVKNCTVLAPKINTLKKLFTFVPSAQADQVRNAIFEAGGGNIGNYSECSFNAEGTGTFKAGDNTDPFVGKRGERHHEKEIKIEVIFPGFLENRIIAAMKSAHPYEEVAYDIVNLANSHQGIGNGIVGELENPIDEISFLELVKKTFKTPVIRHTELRDKTVKKVALCGGAGSFLIGAAISAGADFYITADMKYHEFFDANGHMVIADIGHYESEQFTIDLLKEVLEQKFPTFAVLKTAVITNPVRYF